The stretch of DNA TTATTGGCATTTGCAAATTAAAACTCGACTTTTCAGTTAGAAACCGTTTATTTGTTAGTGTGATGGTGGAATTCCTGAAGGTAGGCAAGAGCTTTCTCTACAAGAACTTCATCAGGAATAGTGCAAGATCCATGATAGTCATTGTTACGGTCATGCCAAATATACGACATGATATAAAGAATGGTCTCTATTGGTTCATTACCGAATTGTGTAAAATGATGATGGACAAAGTCACTACCATTTGTAGAATGAGTCCCAAAGAAGTCCATATGGAAAGATCCTAGTTACCATATTCGCTTCACAAGGTAACAAAGAAAGAAGGCGATGATTTAAGGTCTCACAAGGGTGTTGACATCTCCAGCATGTAGAATCATCAACATGCCTATGGTGGAGATTGGGAGCAAGATGCAAGGTATTATGAATCATTTCCCaagcaaaatttttaacttTTCGAAACAATTTAGACAACCTAGACCACCAGCTAGAGAGAGATTGGGATGGCGAAGGGGATGTAGTATCAGACAAGGTGGTAGCTAGTTAGGTGGTATTCTGATTTAACAGTGTAGAACCCAGTAGCAGTATGATGCTATATAAGACGATCTTCTGGCGCATAAAGACTGAGCGGAGTCTGAAGGATACGGTCAATATCGTATggttaaatgtctttgaaaagCAATGTTATCCCAAGTGCGAGAAGGAGTCATGAGGTCTGAAACGTGCCATGATCAGTAGCATAGAGGCGAAGTGGCTTAAAATTCATTACTTAAAAAACATTACATTTTccttagaaaaaaaaagggaaatattacattaattatattaatactaGATTATATGTTAGTGATAAAACGGGTGGAACGTGCCTTAGGCACAACCCACTTGGCACATGCTATAGTATATATAcgtaaataaaaagtcactataATCTCTGAAATTGAGCCACATAACTGTCtttatatgttaaaaaaaaatcaaaagcatCATTCGAGAAATGGAAGTGATCACCAAAAGAGACGTTTTTGGGCTTCAATCCTTgcccatcttcttcttcttcttcttcttcttcttcttctgtttTGTAGTTTTGCCTCTTTCGTCAAGATCTGTAGAAGCTTACAAGAATTACACAGTTGGAGACTCCCTCGGTTGGTATGACAAATCAGAAAAGCCTACTGTTGATTACCAGAAATGGGCTGATAGCAACAACTTTAGCTTGGGAGATTTTCTCAGTAAGTACTcatcatacatatataatatatgtatgttCTTATGttttctctaattaattatataccaAATATCAATTATACTTTCTTATGttctctctaattaattatatatcaattttaattatactTCTAAGTTTGATATTGTTAATAGTCTTTTCAGTCTCTCAATGTTATGGTCTTTACTCTTTACCGATTTATTTACATTGTATTATCATTTCAGTCAACTAATTCTGAAATTTAATGCTAAATtcgattttctttttcattttattgCTCTATTATTTACGGTTTTTATTAGTGTAAGAGTTTCCTTCAGCGGGTTTTAATTGAGAGAGGTTTAAATTAAGGGAATGTCAAAACTCATTTAAGAGTTTGAGATCACctaaaattaataaacttaAAATTGATTTTACATAAACCttctaataaaattatactttttacaTTGCTATTCTCATGAAGTCAATCCTCATACCAAACAGTTTGGAAATCCTATGTAACCCCAGCTGTGTTTCACGTGGTACCTTACCTTAGCCTAATGCATTGCCAACTTGTGTACGAGTCATCACACAACTTATGGACTTTGTTTTTATAGATACATTCTCTCTCTTAGAATATTTACAGCATCATCTCATTATACTCTTAGCCCGATCAGTTTGTTACGGTtgtactataaaaaaaatagttgtaaTAGAACTCTAGAAAGAAATTGAACTgagtatttaataaattataaagtttTAAGTGTTAAAGTTGTTAATATTCTATTATAATAATAGTGTTACAATTaagtttattaaaattatatatataaaaaaaattatattatataaattttttattatttatatacttttaattatttttcccaatagtataaatttatatgtatttaataaaaataatttaaattatatttttatcatttgtaaaaagaaaaattttagtttataagaaactctagatttatttaatttgttaataataaaaataaaaatataaaatatttttaaaacaaaataaaaaataaaaaatttcaatattgtttattttaaatatttttttcctcaattttttttttgtatttttacaatatttaataaataattaaatatattacaaaataatttattatagagtcttttaatcaaaacatttttttttctaaaagttgggtTGTACCAAGCTACCAATTTTAGCTCTTAGCTGTAGCTTctccataaatttttcaataagCTATTTTTTAACTCTTACCAAACACTttttttgacaacttttgtaaaaaataaCTTTAAGTTATTCTAAAATTGTGTCAAACGGGCCCTAAGTCGACAGATAAGACAATAATggaatttttttgtcaaaactAGGGGTGAACATCGGGCGGGTTAATCGAGTTTTGGGTTGGTAGGTTTCGAGTAAAAAAATTGAACCCGTACCTGCCCGTTCACATGTTACGGGTTGGCGGGTTTATAGAGTCACCTAATTATGAATAAACATACCTAAATATAAACATATAACTAAACCCTAAACACTTacctaagtatatatataaacatataactAAATCATTAAatataatgaaatatatatacatataaacttTCAATACATAGAAATAGTGTATGGTATATAATATAAGGGTAAATAgcagcataagtacccaaagttttatgtttgtaagcggcataaactcaatgtttatttttagcggtatAACTAACTAATATTTGTAAATCTGTGATTTTCTTCCAGTTTCGTCAGTACAAActctgttttgaatttattaaaagaacatttggtAGTAACTGATACTATATATGAAAAGAATTTAGGCCTTATATGTGTCCTGTTTAAGACAATAATAGAGTCTGTATGGACAAAATTAGAGAAacattacagttttacaaacattaggtacttatgccgcttacaaacataaaactttgggtacttatgccgctatttatcctaatatatattgtaattttattattatgtaactttttttaggaataatttttttaagaagaattaatattattatatttgaggTCCAATATATGTAAGTgtaaatttctatttttaaagtttaggtaagagtattaaaaaaaaattgtgttcacagtcgggtttgggtccaactCGAAACCCGATCACCTAAAATATCAAACTCGAAACCCGTCCAAAAGTTCCACAAGGTTAAACTGCCCGCCCGCAATGAACGGgtagttttcaaaaaatttctaGTTAGTCGGGTCGGGTCCGGGCGGGTTGGTCGAGTTCGGGTCAAACCCAGTAAAAATGTTCAGTCCTAGTCAAAACCAACAAAACAAAAGGGCATTGGCAACATAACTACTTAAATTATACTATTTGTTACTCTTAATAATCCAACAAACTGAttttttggtggtaaaattcTTCAAACCTCACTTCTGTTATTCTCTTAGCTAAGTGGCTACTCGTGTATATTAATGTACACTAACAGAATTCAAGTGGTCCatacaatattaattatttaaaaataaaaaattttaattttaatttagaataaataagtattttttttttcctttttcattattttgtcttattctttttcttcttgCTTTTAGAGCAGTCACTGTGAAACAACACCACATTATCACCACCACCTTTACACCACAACTACTACCGTTATCACCACCACTATCACATTATTACCACCACCATTATCACCACCATACTACTATTACCACCATGACCAACAtttcctttaaataaaaaaacaaatccAGGTCGTCGACAAAGAGAGCAAGAGTTCAGAGAGTAAGACCACAGCGAAGAGACCAACATAAAGAAAGGATCATAATTTCAGATATGAGACATAGATAATGGCTCAAATTTAGAGTGTTTGCAAGTTTAGATAAGGGATTATATATTTGAGCTTGGGGTTTAGGGAACTCAGATATAGGCTCACCAGATCCTTTCGTGGCGGGTTTTAGGTTTTGGAGTTCTAGATTAGGGCTTTTCGTTGGTTTGAGATCTTGCGTTTTGGGTTAGGGCTTGCCTTCAGTCGGATGGGGGCATGCCATTGATTCGGGTTTAGGCTTGCCATCGGTTGGGGTTGGGGTAGCCATCAGTCGCCGGGGTTGAGTAGGGTATAAGGGGTTTGGGTTCTCATCTGTgtttctggtttttttttttttttgggaaattttcaaaaatatcatttttatgttttatttacaattttagacgtaaaatttttatttataaaaatacatttttaaagttttaaaattacaaaaatacactttgctcagcaaaaaataagaaaataactaaaataacaaCCAGAAATCAACGTGACgacaactataaaacaacaataaataaactataaaataactaGAAAGATAACCTCATGACAACtataatacaaatataaaaaaactataaaaaatcaaaaaatggtttattatttttattgaagaggtatttttataaataaaaaagttcaaagagtaaaaataaaaaatttctgggttgaagtatttttgtaattttttttttttttcaaatttttagtttattttgtaattttttttcttttttttcctaTTGAAAGATCGTGCTTTAGCTTTTCTAGTagaaaaaatgaaaagagaaaaaaaaatatatattttttattttgcatttttcttcaattattatttttatttttaaattaattttattgtattttaataattaaaaaggtatggattaataaaaatatgccACGCATGTTAATATATTTAAGTGTTACACAAGTTGTATAGTTCCAATAGTCCAAAACAAAATAATTGGTTCTATCATTGGTATATTtttctatactttttttttggcattactcagtaattttaattaattgttttttaggagttcaaaaaaaaaaaatgctattcTACAAATATTTATACCTAAATATATTAGGTATTAGTAACATACTTATGTTTGCTTAAAGTTGTGttagttaattattaatttaaattataataatcaaaattaaatttaatacaatttaattatattttttaagtatataaatttaatttaattttaaatttatttataagaaaatatctataactaattttattaaacaataaaatatagtaataagtttagatattttaaacaatataattaataaatttattataacgTGTGattaattaattgcattaacgtctaatttaaatttaaattaatatctatataaaaaaaattatttaattttgttaatatttttaaataattatcaaagttatatattaataaataaattaaattagatatttaaaactattttttttaaaaaaatgataaataattaattaatttgacgatgttagttttaattatttattttaataaaaaattgaaaaaaaaaagttaaactaataatttttattagataaCCAATTTAATATAGAAcagatatatataataataaaagaattcattaatatatgtatatttttgctTAACTTAGAATTCATTAATATTTTTAGGAGAAAATCCttaatttatatagtattgTTATTGAGTATCAATGTGCCTAACACTTTTTATATGTGgtcctttatttttttaaaagttacttttttaaattatataagactAAATGCTTAATTATACCAAGAGTACTATAACACTGAAGAGGATACTAAACACCACTAATATTTTTTAGCCGTAATTAAAAGACtaaggctcgtttggtacgtcgtattaggtcgtattgtattgtattgtattgtattgaattgaattatatatcatatttttatgtaacactattttaaattttaatttatactaaaatattatatatttaggtgcccATAAAAGTCAATACtacatataattttacataaaaatattgtatgaaatacaattcaatataatattatacattACAATACGATATAATACGAGGTACCAAACAAACTTTAAGTGGGTATGCTTTCATTGGTAacgtttaataatttataaaacactATCTTGGAATATAATTATTAACTTTAAGCTTAGTAGGTCGATATAACAAAATCTTGTTCTGCTTTAAGAAgacattaattaatattatttgaaaTTATAATCTTATTGCATGTAGCTAATTAGTTTactttttagtaattaattctTTTAACCAAAAATGCAGTATTCAACACTAACACCAACCACACAGTGATCCAAACCTATAACGAAACGACATACAAACTCTGCAATTACATCTACGCTTCAGACGAAGACACCAGCCAGTGGTCCACGATGGACGCTTCAAACACCGCCGCTACCAGTTCGATCACAATAGCAGTTCCGCTTGTAGAAGAAGGTAAAACGTTCTTCTTCTCTGGGGACTACGACGGTGAACAGTGCTTCAACGGTCAGCGATTCCAGATCTCCGTAGCTCACGGCCTAGGCCTCCCCAAGAGTCTCCAAGAACCTAGTACTGAAGATTCCCCTGGTCCCGTGTTTGGAGAAGACGAGGATGATTTGGCTCCAAATACCATCATGCCTTCAATAAGTAATAACCCCAAAattcaaacttttaaaagctCTAATCCTATTGACCTTAAGGATACTTCCTACACTATATATTGAATTGACTCTCTTCAAGGGTTGTTATACTCTACCGTTCAAGAAGCTTAAATAATTTGAAATAGGCTTGAACAGTTTCGATAATTGTTAAGCCTATATGTTCCTTGATCATGTTTGATGACTTGTAAAATACTCTACATCTATATTACATATTAAGTCGGTTTAAATCGTTGTTGTATATGATATGTGAACCTATAATTTTCGACATTAGATGCGCTCAATATGGTCTTTATCTTTCCTCTTTATAGGAAATTTAGCTCTGATACATAGGAATTAACCTCTATAAATTCCAGATTCAAGATCACACttaaacaaacaaaaattaaatcaaaacaaACAAATCAAGAATAAAAATCAGCAAACACATAAACCAGAAAAATATAACACGGATGAATCTAAATGGCTGTTAGACACAATAACACAGAGATTTATACTGGTTCCAATCCTAAGTTCAATGTgaacttggtcatactccagcttgaAAGCAATGCCACCAATCTTTATTGATAATGAGAACAAGAGATATCAATCTCAGAAGCTACAAGGAAATAATCATAGCAAGTCATCCATGGTGTAATCTCTCAACACACATTAACTCACTAACCCGAGTGAATATAATCAATAATGTTGCTCAATACAATTTTCCAATcccaaccctctctctctcagaTATCTCTCTCCATTTCTCACTCTAACTTCTATTGTATTGTGTCTCTCTTGTGTTTGACTTATTCTCTTATTCCTTATTACGAAATGAGAGGAGTAGTTCTCTTTATATAGCTAAGGGACCCAATATGTAAGCTGTCCTTTTCGatagttaagttagttaaagactaacTAACTAACCGAATCTTGGTTGTTGGGGGTTAAAAGAATAATACCACAAATTCCACCTTATTTCTTCAAGCCCCAACAAGCTAAGCATATTTGTCCAATGGAGGTGGTAATGCTTTCATGTGTAGCTACTTAGCAACTAAGGTTGAGTAAGTCCAAGAAATGCTTGAACTTACTAACAGGTAACACCTTAGTGCCAATATCAGCAGGGTTCTCTTCTGACTTCACTTTCTCCAGCTCGATTACTTCTTCTTCTATCTTCTTTCTTATCCAAAACAATCGAATTTCAATGTGTTTTGTCTTCTTGTGATAAATTAGATTCTTGCACAAATAAATTGAGGATTGGCTACCTGaatattgttggaaatatattttaccaggaacttagatctactcacaagtatgttgatttaacaacctaaaattgaacttctaaaacgatgaattaaacacataaaagttaagaataacttacagtgatggcagcggaattaagtgtctccttccactcagatctctaacccttgattcctgtctgtagcagagtataatcaagatctgagccagaaaattcttcagttggatgtgatccttcacagtcttccaaactatgattgaggcactgagtgatgtgtgtgggcacttctctctcactaggattttcaaaattctctcttgttttctctcttgaattcgtgTGATACAatgcatgcaagagaagagagcgaAGGGCtactatatataggaaaaaggaagagcacaactttccaaataagcagtttccttttttactgtgtaattgattaactgccttatttagtgtgatccaccactttcctatttaggctaggctttgattagcaattacatgacaatttaaattgaaaataataattgggaaacatgcaaagggtggccggccatggtgtgtatgggcctcactggaattttgcagtttcctcaattttatttctatttctccaaaaatgccaattttccaattccaatcttttaaatgccaaaactaattatttaataactaaaatagattattaaataatattgccatttaaaataattactaattagacatgcaaagtctcttaattaataattaaacctagaaacccttttatttacaatttcatccttaaactgtgagaattcacaaattagacatagtctaacttttagaattataattgattaatcataaatcaattatagagtcttacaaacagtatagtctcaactagaatggggaccatggatctatatgctgagcttccaataagttgaaccgatttaccaagtaaatccctaacttattaattccttgttgaatccactcttagaacttggaattgtactctcagacttatatagagcatatcatatgtttcacgatatcaatatactatctcatttgaCCATTggtataatcttaatgtgatttagagatcctctatatagatgatttacatcgagatgggaccaatttaccgtttacacccctcaatgtattttgcccctttaaacacttagttacctataaatgatgttttagtgatctaatatatagtcactgaaacaagagctcatccatttacttttatttaactaagctcaaaaggaatcatcactttacttctatacaccagtagaagctatagatttccatatttatgttcagcactcccactcagttatgctatcatgttcccaaaatatatgtattaccctaacccaaaagtaggcttaactaataaatcaaagaacatgaatggcactcctgagattgagcctaagcatatcaggatttagattctcttaatctaagatcaacttctgacattgacttggaaagatacaacggtaagtttacaatatctttgaccaagttcaatatcggtctagtccaatgtatactccatacattcgaaactagtatactttgccaatgttctggaaagaacataacacttactccaagtgtaagtatacttcatcgctgattatcacatcagtgtaaatccaaaacactgatgaacagggaccaaatcttttgaatcatataatcacaatcacattccactgtattgacaatactgtaattgtgaataactatatgttctagatttaattgattttgtgcatatatcaatatatatattaaaccataaacatgtaacatacatgtaatcataaatcacttcagaattctaaattgataactaatcagattgtaatgggttttatttagggcacaaaacccaacaaactcccacttgcactaacataaaacaagttgtgcattacaatcaatcttttgccttgatcctctgatcaagtgtagtatatttgaatccactcatatatctggaaccaggttcataaaacttatgaaacctccttaactgtatgctttactcatcaagggatactgaaattcttactgcccattaagtacatctgaacaaacagaagacatatctctcaaattttaaaatttggaatctAGATAATGGAGTGTAGAATTTCCtttagtaaaataactttctggtaatttcga from Cannabis sativa cultivar Pink pepper isolate KNU-18-1 chromosome 2, ASM2916894v1, whole genome shotgun sequence encodes:
- the LOC133034790 gene encoding early nodulin-like protein 18 isoform X3, whose product is MEVITKRDVFGLQSLPIFFFFFFFFFFCFVVLPLSSRSVEAYKNYTVGDSLGWYDKSEKPTVDYQKWADSNNFSLGDFLIFNTNTNHTVIQTYNETTYKLCNYIYASDEDTSQWSTMDASNTAATSSITIAVPLVEEGKTFFFSGDYDGEQCFNGQRFQISVAHGLGLPKSLQEPSTEDSPGPVFGEDEDDLAPNTIMPSISNNPKIQTFKSSNPIDLKDTSYTIY